A single window of Sulfuricurvum sp. DNA harbors:
- a CDS encoding HsdR family type I site-specific deoxyribonuclease, whose translation MNPNISNETTIQNNTIELLKNMGYTYISQEENVKIRNGKLGEVILKDILLEQLQKINGFEYKGVEYTFSPKNIAKAIEELNVPLNEGLMSANQKISDKLMLGTSYDEELIDGVKKSFSLQYIDFKNPENNIFHVTEEFTVNRQITSEVEKTRRPDLVLFINGIPFAVIELKKSSVDAEQGISQMIRNQGKDEIPHLFKYIQLTIAGNNHSPKYATAGTPKKFYAVWEEEEFKNEPNYLIENRSVSALDKTIFALFSKNRVIEILHSYIIFDNKIKKVARYQQFFAIKEIVKKINVFDNTGRRGGGLVWHTQGSGKSLTMAMLTKVIKRDIAGSKIIVVTDRTDLDRQIHTTFANSEIKAGRASSGHDLIEKLQSGMSVITTLIHKFETVEKEKIVLDDPNIFVLVDESHRTQGGDLHKSMKKVFDNGCYLGFTGTPLLKREKSSIAKFGGLIHKYTIDQAVRDNAVLPLLYEGRLVDQWVNDQNGLDRRFEMISRDLNDEQKMDLKRKWARFQRIASSERRLEMIALDINEHFIRNIQGTGFKAMLATSSKYEAIKYHSIFEEFGNIKTSFVISAPDTREGHDEVDESNKQFVIEAWNKLIRKYGDEERFLEKIKDEFIEGDEIELLIVVDKLLTGFDAPRAAILYIDKELKEHNLLQAIARVNRLYDGKDFGFIVDYRGLLGNLDQALTSYSSLDGFEEEDLLGAVIDIKEEVARVKTFYSHLKELFDLVDNKNDQESYEVFLGDEDKRKEFYELLSSYARALKLALSSDKITEVFTKAEIEEYKRAMKFYSELRKSVKIRYHEEVDFGKYEKQMQKLLDTFISAEEVNQLTKLVNIFEADFEKELDRVVGDNARADTIISASTKVISERREQNPAYYDKLSKRIQEILDEYKEGRLSDEDKLKHAKDIRSLLMQKNSDDLDEYPEQIKHNPTARSFYDNLKQHMQDLPTETFIEVVIKVDSIFKEASKKPDWENNNDVKNAIDQEIDDLLWELESTHNIKFADLDDIIAQVRSIGINNYAKR comes from the coding sequence ATGAACCCAAATATCTCCAATGAAACCACTATTCAAAACAACACTATAGAACTTTTAAAGAATATGGGCTATACCTACATTAGCCAAGAAGAGAATGTAAAAATTCGCAATGGCAAACTCGGAGAGGTAATACTAAAAGACATTCTCCTCGAACAACTGCAAAAAATAAATGGTTTCGAATATAAAGGGGTAGAATATACATTTTCCCCAAAAAACATCGCCAAAGCGATCGAAGAACTCAATGTACCACTCAATGAAGGACTCATGAGTGCCAACCAAAAAATCAGTGACAAACTCATGCTTGGAACCAGTTATGATGAAGAGCTGATCGATGGTGTCAAAAAAAGCTTCTCTCTCCAGTATATCGATTTCAAAAATCCTGAAAACAATATATTTCATGTCACAGAAGAGTTCACTGTCAATCGCCAAATTACATCTGAAGTTGAGAAGACAAGACGCCCTGACTTGGTACTATTTATCAACGGTATTCCCTTTGCTGTGATCGAGCTGAAAAAATCAAGTGTAGACGCGGAGCAAGGTATCTCCCAAATGATCCGCAATCAAGGTAAAGACGAAATTCCTCATCTCTTCAAATACATTCAACTCACCATTGCCGGAAATAACCATAGCCCTAAATACGCAACTGCCGGGACACCTAAAAAATTCTATGCTGTATGGGAAGAGGAAGAGTTTAAAAATGAGCCGAATTATCTCATAGAAAACAGATCTGTTAGTGCACTGGACAAAACTATTTTTGCACTGTTTAGCAAAAATCGCGTGATCGAAATCTTGCACTCTTATATCATCTTTGACAATAAGATCAAGAAAGTGGCTCGTTATCAGCAGTTCTTTGCGATCAAAGAAATCGTTAAAAAGATAAATGTGTTTGATAATACCGGTAGACGCGGCGGAGGTCTTGTTTGGCACACACAAGGAAGCGGGAAGTCACTCACCATGGCAATGCTTACAAAAGTGATCAAACGGGATATCGCAGGTTCTAAAATCATTGTGGTCACGGATAGAACGGATTTGGATAGACAGATACATACAACGTTTGCCAACAGTGAAATCAAAGCGGGACGTGCCAGCAGCGGTCATGATTTGATTGAAAAACTACAATCGGGCATGAGCGTCATAACCACTCTGATTCATAAATTTGAAACGGTTGAAAAAGAAAAAATCGTCTTGGATGATCCAAATATTTTCGTGCTCGTGGATGAATCACACCGAACCCAAGGCGGTGATCTACACAAGTCAATGAAAAAAGTGTTTGACAACGGATGCTATCTCGGGTTTACGGGAACACCTCTGCTCAAACGTGAGAAAAGCTCTATCGCTAAATTTGGCGGGTTGATCCACAAATATACAATCGATCAGGCAGTACGAGACAATGCGGTTTTACCGTTGCTGTATGAAGGTAGATTGGTAGATCAATGGGTTAATGATCAAAACGGGCTGGATCGTCGATTTGAGATGATATCTCGCGATCTAAATGATGAACAAAAAATGGATCTGAAAAGAAAATGGGCGAGATTTCAGAGAATCGCTTCCAGTGAACGACGTCTGGAGATGATCGCGCTCGATATCAATGAACATTTCATTAGAAACATACAGGGGACAGGATTCAAAGCGATGCTGGCTACCAGCAGTAAATACGAAGCGATCAAATATCACTCTATTTTCGAAGAGTTTGGCAATATCAAAACCTCTTTTGTCATTTCGGCTCCCGATACTCGTGAAGGACATGACGAAGTCGATGAAAGCAATAAACAATTCGTTATCGAAGCATGGAATAAACTTATTAGAAAGTATGGTGACGAAGAACGCTTCCTCGAAAAGATCAAAGACGAATTTATTGAGGGTGATGAGATAGAATTGCTGATCGTAGTCGATAAACTTTTGACCGGATTTGATGCACCCAGAGCCGCGATACTTTACATTGACAAAGAGCTCAAAGAGCATAATCTCTTACAGGCTATTGCGCGTGTAAACCGCTTGTATGATGGAAAAGACTTTGGATTTATTGTTGATTATCGAGGGCTTTTAGGAAATCTTGACCAAGCTCTAACTTCATACAGTTCACTCGATGGCTTCGAAGAAGAGGATCTTTTGGGTGCTGTCATCGACATCAAAGAAGAAGTGGCGAGAGTAAAAACATTTTATTCTCATCTCAAAGAGCTTTTTGACCTTGTAGACAATAAAAATGATCAAGAGAGTTATGAAGTTTTCTTGGGGGATGAGGATAAGAGAAAAGAGTTTTATGAGCTCCTATCATCTTACGCAAGAGCACTCAAGCTCGCTCTATCCAGCGACAAGATCACAGAAGTCTTCACTAAAGCAGAAATCGAAGAGTATAAAAGGGCTATGAAGTTCTACAGTGAACTCCGTAAAAGTGTCAAAATCCGCTACCACGAAGAGGTAGATTTCGGCAAATACGAAAAGCAGATGCAAAAACTTCTGGATACATTCATCAGTGCCGAAGAGGTTAATCAACTCACCAAGCTCGTTAATATCTTTGAAGCAGACTTTGAAAAAGAGCTTGATCGTGTTGTGGGAGACAATGCCAGAGCAGATACTATCATTAGTGCAAGTACAAAAGTTATTTCTGAACGTCGTGAGCAAAATCCGGCGTATTACGACAAGCTCTCTAAACGCATCCAAGAGATTTTGGATGAGTATAAAGAGGGGCGGCTCAGTGATGAAGACAAACTCAAACACGCAAAAGATATTCGTTCACTATTGATGCAAAAAAATAGTGACGATCTTGACGAATACCCGGAACAGATCAAACATAACCCTACAGCTCGATCATTTTACGATAACCTGAAGCAACACATGCAGGATCTACCTACTGAAACATTTATCGAAGTTGTCATAAAAGTGGACTCTATATTTAAAGAAGCATCCAAAAAACCTGATTGGGAAAATAATAATGATGTAAAAAATGCTATCGATCAAGAGATTGACGATTTGCTTTGGGAGCTAGAGAGTACCCACAATATTAAATTTGCGGATTTAGATGACATCATCGCCCAAGTTCGTTCCATCGGCATCAACAACTATGCAAAGAGATAA
- a CDS encoding cyclic GMP-AMP synthase DncV-like nucleotidyltransferase, translating into MIDCNKEITNFYNEKVRLKDVWKTLGEYRESNLTRLSNGLIKNSNPQYSNSINQGSYAMSTIIQHPDNDYDIDIGIIFTKDALKGTQGGDKTALDTRKMVCEAMQDDRFKKEPEVLKNCVRVYYEEGHHVDMAIYRKYTNDSGAEIQELASSNWEESNPEAITKWFNKAVIDKSPDVNNGKQLRRVVRLLKKWARSRNSWNMPSGLILSILSEECYVSVLNRDDESFYKTIKAIKSRLYFNKIVNNPTNGKEITSSDKHKNKVQNLYDKLTEMFDSTKGINLSELETTQDKKKALLIWKKFFNDDFFESQVENVAKSAILTPNQPWRT; encoded by the coding sequence ATGATTGATTGCAACAAAGAGATAACTAACTTTTATAATGAAAAAGTTAGATTGAAAGATGTTTGGAAAACACTAGGTGAATACAGAGAATCAAATTTAACTAGACTTTCAAATGGATTGATTAAAAACTCAAATCCACAATATAGTAACTCTATAAATCAAGGATCATATGCAATGAGTACAATCATTCAGCATCCAGATAATGATTATGATATAGATATTGGAATTATTTTTACAAAAGATGCACTAAAAGGTACTCAAGGTGGAGATAAAACTGCACTTGATACTAGAAAAATGGTTTGTGAAGCTATGCAAGATGATAGGTTCAAAAAAGAACCCGAGGTATTAAAAAATTGTGTAAGAGTTTACTATGAAGAAGGGCATCATGTTGATATGGCTATTTATAGGAAATATACAAATGATAGTGGTGCTGAAATACAAGAATTAGCAAGTTCAAATTGGGAAGAATCTAACCCTGAAGCTATTACAAAATGGTTTAATAAAGCTGTAATTGACAAAAGTCCAGATGTAAATAATGGGAAACAACTTAGACGAGTTGTTAGACTATTGAAAAAATGGGCTAGAAGCAGAAACTCATGGAATATGCCAAGTGGATTGATTCTTTCTATTTTATCTGAAGAATGTTATGTTAGTGTATTAAATCGTGATGATGAGTCGTTTTATAAAACGATTAAAGCAATAAAAAGTAGATTATACTTTAATAAAATAGTTAATAATCCTACTAATGGTAAAGAAATTACCTCTAGCGATAAACATAAAAATAAAGTTCAAAATTTATATGATAAATTAACTGAAATGTTTGATTCAACTAAAGGTATAAATTTAAGTGAATTAGAAACCACTCAAGACAAGAAAAAAGCATTGTTGATTTGGAAGAAGTTTTTTAATGATGACTTTTTTGAAAGTCAAGTTGAGAATGTAGCTAAATCGGCAATATTAACTCCTAATCAGCCTTGGCGAACATGA
- a CDS encoding patatin-like phospholipase family protein codes for MNNQKMKILSLDGGGVRGYLTAMILENVEKQLNNRDGSNKPIGEYFDLIAGTSTGAIIAGLLAIGKSATEVRKIYEEDIKEIFSDEMKNYKCLDFFPFNIFRTKYKQDKLVERAENHFKKLTFEYPKDIKTHLLITSVDITTMTPRFHKSAYNHKNKPREDELLSNAIIASASAPSYFPVKEKLKYSSNLIDGGIVANNPSLVALIDSFSFTEHENKDDVVLLSVGTGKACEIPYDVEPLQNTTIKWLRQNGSIPLVEILMNSQVALAEFQTSFLMDKLGCKNQYERINPNLGIKIQLDDANKIDLLKNLADLDQAKTTWVLNNL; via the coding sequence ATGAATAATCAAAAAATGAAAATTTTAAGTTTGGATGGTGGTGGTGTCAGAGGGTACTTAACTGCTATGATTTTAGAAAATGTAGAAAAACAACTGAACAATCGAGATGGTTCTAATAAACCTATAGGAGAATACTTTGATTTAATCGCTGGAACTTCGACTGGTGCAATTATCGCTGGACTATTAGCTATTGGAAAAAGTGCTACGGAGGTAAGAAAAATTTACGAGGAAGATATCAAAGAAATTTTTTCAGATGAAATGAAAAACTATAAATGTCTAGATTTTTTTCCTTTTAATATATTTCGTACAAAATATAAACAAGACAAATTAGTAGAAAGAGCAGAAAATCATTTTAAAAAACTAACATTTGAATATCCAAAAGATATTAAAACTCATTTATTGATTACAAGTGTTGATATTACCACTATGACTCCACGATTTCATAAATCGGCTTATAATCACAAAAATAAGCCTAGAGAAGATGAATTATTGTCAAATGCAATTATTGCTTCGGCTTCGGCACCATCTTACTTCCCCGTAAAAGAAAAACTTAAATACTCTAGTAACTTAATAGATGGTGGAATTGTGGCAAATAATCCATCATTAGTAGCTCTGATAGATAGTTTTTCTTTTACAGAACATGAAAACAAAGATGATGTAGTCTTATTATCGGTTGGAACAGGGAAAGCTTGTGAAATTCCTTATGATGTTGAACCATTGCAAAATACAACAATTAAGTGGTTGAGACAAAATGGTTCGATTCCTTTGGTTGAAATTCTTATGAACTCACAAGTTGCTTTGGCTGAATTTCAAACAAGTTTCTTAATGGACAAACTTGGCTGTAAAAATCAATATGAAAGAATAAATCCTAATTTAGGTATAAAAATACAACTAGATGATGCAAATAAGATTGATTTATTAAAAAATTTAGCTGATTTGGATCAAGCTAAAACCACATGGGTATTAAATAATTTATAG